Proteins co-encoded in one Armatimonadota bacterium genomic window:
- a CDS encoding acetyl-CoA C-acyltransferase: protein MAADVVIVGAARTPIGRFMGGLSTVAAPRLGAVAIAEAVRRAGVSPAAVSEVIMGNVLSAGLGQAPARQAALAAGLPETVPATTVNKMCGSGLKAVMLGAQAIAAGDAEVVVAGGMENMSAAPFLAERARTGYRLGDGTLVDVILRDGLVDAYHKIHMGNCAELLARTHRISREDQDAYAAESYRRALAAMASGAAGAEIVPVPVDGAAPVAEDEEPRRVQFEKIPQLKPAFESGGTVTAANASSISDGAAAVVLASGEAARRLGLRPLARVVGQAGAAMAPEWFTIAPAHAIRALLRKVDWSLEAVDLFEINEAFAAVVLGVTRELGLDLQRVNVRGGAVALGHPIGASGARILTTLLYAMEERGARRGVAAVCLAGGEAVALAVERPD from the coding sequence ATGGCAGCAGATGTCGTGATCGTCGGCGCTGCGCGCACCCCGATCGGGCGGTTCATGGGCGGCCTGAGCACGGTGGCCGCGCCGCGGTTGGGTGCCGTGGCCATCGCCGAGGCCGTCCGCCGCGCGGGCGTCTCGCCCGCGGCGGTCAGCGAGGTCATCATGGGCAACGTGCTGAGCGCCGGCCTGGGGCAGGCACCGGCACGGCAGGCCGCCCTCGCCGCCGGGCTGCCCGAGACGGTCCCGGCCACCACGGTCAACAAGATGTGCGGCTCGGGGCTGAAGGCGGTGATGCTCGGCGCGCAGGCCATCGCTGCCGGCGACGCCGAGGTCGTGGTGGCCGGCGGCATGGAGAACATGAGCGCCGCGCCCTTCCTGGCCGAGCGCGCTCGCACGGGGTACCGGCTGGGCGACGGTACGCTGGTCGACGTGATCCTGCGCGACGGCCTCGTCGACGCCTACCACAAGATCCACATGGGCAACTGCGCCGAACTCCTGGCCCGCACCCACAGGATCTCGCGCGAAGACCAGGACGCCTACGCCGCGGAGAGCTACCGCCGGGCGCTGGCGGCCATGGCCTCGGGCGCCGCCGGCGCCGAGATCGTGCCGGTGCCCGTCGACGGCGCCGCCCCGGTGGCCGAGGACGAGGAGCCGCGGCGCGTGCAGTTCGAGAAGATTCCGCAGCTCAAGCCGGCCTTCGAGTCCGGCGGGACCGTCACGGCGGCGAACGCCAGCAGCATCAGCGACGGAGCCGCGGCGGTCGTGCTGGCGTCGGGCGAGGCCGCCCGACGGCTGGGGCTGCGGCCCCTGGCGCGCGTGGTGGGCCAGGCCGGCGCCGCCATGGCGCCCGAGTGGTTCACCATCGCGCCGGCGCATGCCATCCGCGCGCTGCTGCGCAAGGTGGACTGGAGCCTCGAGGCGGTCGACCTGTTCGAGATCAACGAGGCGTTCGCCGCGGTGGTGCTCGGGGTGACGCGAGAGCTGGGCCTCGACCTGCAGCGCGTGAACGTGCGGGGCGGCGCCGTGGCCCTGGGCCACCCCATCGGTGCCAGCGGCGCGCGCATCCTCACCACGTTGCTGTACGCCATGGAGGAGCGGGGCGCGCGCCGCGGCGTCGCGGCGGTGTGCCTGGCCGGCGGCGAAGCGGTCGCCCTGGCGGTGGAGCGGCCGGACTAG